The following proteins come from a genomic window of Sesamum indicum cultivar Zhongzhi No. 13 linkage group LG10, S_indicum_v1.0, whole genome shotgun sequence:
- the LOC105172118 gene encoding tetraketide alpha-pyrone reductase 1-like — protein sequence MMSGGGEVVCVTGASGYVASWLVKGLLHRGYTVKATVRDLRNRRGFAHLKALEGAKDRLHIFQANLTENGSFESIVDGCIAVFHTASPVVLSTTDPQGEVIEPAVKGTLNVLQSCSKAASVRRVIVTSSMVAVNYNRNYQGPDVVVDETWFSDPEYCRGNKRWYWLAKTLAEKAAWEYAQENKLNLVVLHPGFVIGPLLQPTLNTTSQLILNVLTGTQGFGDYQFVDVRDVARAHIQAFENPSAAGRYILVGTSITHSQLQHILHQLYPSLNLPTIGERNPTFQVSKQKAESLGIKFMPLEVSLKDTVESLMQQNFFKL from the exons ATGATGAGTGGAGGAGGGGAAGTGGTGTGTGTGACAGGAGCGTCGGGGTACGTAGCGTCATGGCTGGTCAAGGGTTTACTCCATCGTGGTTACACCGTCAAGGCCACCGTTCGCGACCTCC GTAACAGACGTGGATTTGCACACCTCAAAGCACTTGAAGGAGCTAAGGACAGACTACACATTTTCCAAGCTAACTTAACTGAAAATGGATCTTTTGAATCCATCGTGGATGGTTGTATTGCTGTTTTCCATACAGCATCTCCTGTTGTGCTTTCCACTACAGACCCACAG GGTGAAGTGATAGAACCAGCAGTGAAGGGAACGCTTAACGTGCTCCAATCATGCAGCAAAGCAGCATCTGTTCGACGAGTCATTGTAACATCATCTATGGTTGCAGTTAACTACAATCGGAACTATCAAGGTCCGGATGTCGTGGTTGATGAAACATGGTTTTCAGACCCCGAATACTGCCGAGGAAACAAG AGATGGTATTGGCTTGCGAAAACCTTGGCAGAGAAAGCTGCATGGGAATACGCCCAAGAAAATAAGCTTAACTTGGTGGTATTACATCCCGGATTTGTGATTGGTCCTCTCCTTCAGCCCACTCTCAATACTACTTCTCAGCTTATTCTGAACGTTCTTACTG GAACTCAGGGTTTTGGAGACTATCAGTTCGTGGATGTTAGAGATGTTGCCCGTGCGCATATTCAGGCATTTGAGAATCCTTCTGCTGCTGGAAGATACATTTTAGTCGGAACTTCAATAACTCACTCCCAACTTCAGCACATATTACATCAGCTTTACCCTTCCCTCAACCTTCCTACCAT TGGTGAGAGGAATCCAACCTTCCAAGTGTCCAAACAGAAAGCAGAAAGTTTAGGCATAAAATTCATGCCTTTGGAGGTGAGTCTGAAGGATACTGTTGAGAGTTTGATGCAGCAAAACTTCTTCAAactttga
- the LOC105172119 gene encoding cinnamoyl-CoA reductase 1 → MSGGGEVVCVTGASGYIASWLVKLLLHRGYTVKATARDLSDPAKVKHLKALEGAKERLQLFQANLVEEGSFDAAVDGCDGVFHTASPVVFDNINDPQVELIQPAVNGTLNVLRSCLKVPSIKRVVLTSSIAAVFSNRNAKTSDVVIDESSYSDPTFCKEIEVCIVMSKTLAEEAAWKFAEQYGIDLVVMNPGLVIGPCLQPTLSVSLKIFLDFITQGKCSCSIEGGCVLVDIRDVAYAHVLAFENASAKGRYCLVAETLTFSDTSNILRDLYPTLNLVKRLGQNQPTLKCFQVSKEKAKSLGINFIPMDQSFKDIVELLKERNLLV, encoded by the exons ATGAGTGGAGGAGGGGAAGTGGTGTGTGTGACAGGAGCGTCGGGGTACATAGCCTCATGGCTGGTCAAGCTTTTACTCCATCGCGGTTACACCGTCAAGGCCACCGCGCGCGACCTCA GTGATCCAGCTAAGGTTAAACACTTAAAGGCGCTTGAAGGAGCTAAGGAAAGACTCCAACTATTCCAAGCCAACTTAGTTGAAGAAGGATCTTTTGATGCTGCAGTTGACGGTTGTGACGGCGTCTTTCATACTGCATCTCCTGTCGTATTTGATAATATCAATGATCCCCAG GTGGAACTTATACAACCTGCGGTTAATGGAACACTCAATGTTCTTAGATCATGCCTCAAAGTCCCGTCCATCAAGCGAGTCGTGCTAACATCTTCAATCGCGGCAGTTTTTAGCAACAGAAATGCGAAAACTAGTGATGTTGTAATTGATGAAAGTTCTTATTCAGATCCAACATTCTGCAAGGAAATTGAGGTGTGTATTG ttATGTCAAAGACATTGGCAGAGGAGGCTGCATGGAAATTTGCGGAACAATATGGTATTGACTTGGTAGTGATGAATCCTGGACTAGTTATTGGTCCTTGCCTACAACCAACTCTGAGCGTCAGTCTTAAGATTTTTCTGGACTTCATTACACAAG GGAAATGCTCTTGCTCGATTGAAGGAGGTTGCGTACTTGTTGACATTAGAGATGTCGCTTACGCACATGTTCTAGCATTCGAGAATGCTTCGGCTAAAGGCAGATACTGTTTAGTTGCAGAAACATTGACTTTTTCCGACACCTCTAATATTTTACGTGATCTTTACCCGACTCTCAATCTTGTCAAGAG ATTAGGACAGAATCAACCAACACTCAAATGCTTCCAAGTATCCAAAGAGAAGGCAAAATCTTTAGGCATAAATTTCATACCTATGGATCAAAGTTTCAAAGACATTGTCGAACTTCTCAAAGAGAGAAATTTGCTTGTTTGA